GATATCACGGGTACTGGGAATATGATGAACGCTTTTATCGGGAGTGAATTACGGTTAAAACCCTGGCTTGCATTAAATATTGACCTCGCGTATTCGTATGTCACGCTTACCTCGGGGGATTATAGTGTTGCCGGGCCGGAATGGTTGTTCAATGCAGGTATTGTGTTTTACCTTAAAACTAATTAATAATTATAGAATAAGGATGGGGGTAATAAAAGAATGAGAGAACAAAAAATGTGTGTTTTAGCAGCGGTATTGGTAGCTTTAACTGTAATACCGGTACTTGCAGCGGATGATGAACCCGAGGATGTGAGCTCAACAATAACAGCGGCGGTACAACCGGTGAGTATAACAGTATCGGGTGCTGTGTTTATTGACAAAAACGGGAATAATGTTATGGATCCCGGCGAAAACGGTATTGAAGGTATACAAATAACTGATGGTGTAAGTATTATCCTTACCGGCAAAGACGGGACGTACAAAATCGTTGCAGACTACATAAAATCACCGTTTGTATATGCCACCCAGCCTAACGGTTACAGATTCGCAGGGAAGTTTTATACATATATCACAACAGTAACTGCTGTGATGACGTCAAACTTCGGGATTGTCCCGGTTGAGGGTTCAACCTCACCTGATCATACGTTTGTGCATATAACGGATATCCATATCGGCAGAGGCGGGCTTGGCACTGTTTATGATAATGCAGTGAAAGAGATTAACGGATTAACCCCAAAACCTGCGTTTATAACAGCTACCGGCGATCTTGTGAATGCAGGGAAGGATACAAAAAGTTATGAAAAGTATGCCGATATCATAAGTAAGTTTAACCTTCCGATATACAACGTTTTGGGAAACCACGATATACCGGTAAAGAATTATGAAATGTTCTTAGGCCCTGCGTATTACTCCTTTGATTACGGTACCCGGCATTTTGTTGTGGTCAACTGCAAAGAAGAGAACAGGTATACGCCATGGCTTATGCAGGACCTGGAATTGAATAAAGACAAAGAAATTGTGGTGTTCCAGCACTACCACCCGGAGAAAAAGTTGCTGGATTTACTGTCAAAATATAACACCAGGGCATTATTATTCGGGCACTGGCATTCTACACGGACAATAATGTACGGTAAGATAATGATTATCGCTACACAATCATGGTTATTCGGGGGTATAGACTTTTCACCAAAAGGTTTCCGTGTGATAACATTCAAAAACGGTAAATTATCGGCCGAAATTAAGTACTCTGGAATTACGCGCCACGCAGTTATCGCAAGTCCCGCACAGGAAGTTCGGGCAGGTGAGGATATAGATATACGTGTTAACCTGTACGATACGGTATCCGGTATCGCTGCGGTTGAGGCGAAGATCGATAACGGTAAATCTTTGGTATTAACCCCGCAAGGCGGATGGTTATGGAAAACCCAGGTACCTGTCCCGGGTAAAAAGTTGTCAACGGGTAAACACATAGTATCTATAAAAGTTCACGGGGTGGATGGTTCAACACTAGGCATGTCTTCTGAGTTTATGATAACTAAAACCCCGGTGGTAACTTCCCCGAAGTTGGTTAGCACAGTGTATGCCGGTAACAATACAGCGTTCTCATCACCGGCAATATACAAAAACACAACAATTGTTGG
The Elusimicrobiota bacterium genome window above contains:
- a CDS encoding PQQ-binding-like beta-propeller repeat protein, translated to MREQKMCVLAAVLVALTVIPVLAADDEPEDVSSTITAAVQPVSITVSGAVFIDKNGNNVMDPGENGIEGIQITDGVSIILTGKDGTYKIVADYIKSPFVYATQPNGYRFAGKFYTYITTVTAVMTSNFGIVPVEGSTSPDHTFVHITDIHIGRGGLGTVYDNAVKEINGLTPKPAFITATGDLVNAGKDTKSYEKYADIISKFNLPIYNVLGNHDIPVKNYEMFLGPAYYSFDYGTRHFVVVNCKEENRYTPWLMQDLELNKDKEIVVFQHYHPEKKLLDLLSKYNTRALLFGHWHSTRTIMYGKIMIIATQSWLFGGIDFSPKGFRVITFKNGKLSAEIKYSGITRHAVIASPAQEVRAGEDIDIRVNLYDTVSGIAAVEAKIDNGKSLVLTPQGGWLWKTQVPVPGKKLSTGKHIVSIKVHGVDGSTLGMSSEFMITKTPVVTSPKLVSTVYAGNNTAFSSPAIYKNTTIVGTQDDRTVDTSAIVAVDNTAGKVVWKYGTDSAVIGSVVINNGIAYGISVTGTLYAVNAEDGVLRWKYTLNAPEQRWVYNAPEVKDGVVYFGVPSQFVALDANTGYQVWASTGLGSTDWISTRMAPYSDGKNVYIAFNWHGVLNAVDKTTGSTVWRYKFGGRYTSAKVAENGNLIYFTADKKLYAIDKSTGGVVWAYTVKSLWNASEPVVTSDGTGLIIGTSDGQVVRLNTAAGTKVWEYQTGKEIGCSLPYRSAGVSAVMSSPLIVNNMVYVGSNDGNVYALDAGTGEKKWGYTLGVPVVSKPVVEGDKVVIAATDGNIYTLEQPK